From Panthera uncia isolate 11264 chromosome E1, Puncia_PCG_1.0, whole genome shotgun sequence, one genomic window encodes:
- the TAX1BP3 gene encoding tax1-binding protein 3 isoform X1, with amino-acid sequence MSYIPGQPVTAVVQRVEIHKLRQGENLILGFSIGGGIDQDPSQNPFSEDKTDKGIYVTRVSEGGPAEIAGLQIGDKIMQVNGWDMTMVTHDQARKRLTKRSEEVVRLLVTRQSLQKAVQQSMLS; translated from the exons CAAAGAGTTGAAATTCACAAGCTGCGTCAAGGTGAGAATTTAATACTGGGCTTCAGCATTGGAGGTGGAATTGACCAGGATCCCTCCCAGAATCCTTTCTCAGAAGACAAGACAGATAAG GGCATTTATGTCACACGGGTATCTGAAGGAGGCCCTGCTGAAATTGCTGGGCTGCAGATTGGAGACAAGATTATGCAG GTGAATGGCTGGGACATGACCATGGTCACGCACGACCAAGCCCGGAAGCGGCTCACCAAGCGCTCGGAGGAGGTGGTGCGTCTGCTGGTGACGCGGCAGTCGCTGCAGAAGGCAGTGCAGCAGTCCATGCTGTCCTAG